A single genomic interval of Ruminococcus sp. NK3A76 harbors:
- a CDS encoding HAD family phosphatase, with product MLKAVIFDMDGLLVDTEKLLQRFWVEAAQFYGYPMKKEHVLQIRSMSAKLAGPLLQRIVCEDFDYPKVRLKRLELMNAYIAENGIEKKKGIDELLDYLDTTPLKKAVCTATDDKRTKLYLESIGIYHRFDAHISGNMIANGKPAPDIYLYACEQLGLVPGDCMALEDSPNGITSAYDAGCMPVMVPDLTQPDDVTRPKTIAVCQSLDKVIDVIKNML from the coding sequence ATGCTCAAAGCAGTAATATTTGATATGGACGGCCTGCTTGTTGACACCGAAAAGCTCTTGCAGCGTTTCTGGGTCGAGGCGGCGCAGTTTTACGGCTACCCGATGAAAAAGGAACACGTTTTGCAGATACGCTCTATGTCCGCAAAGCTCGCAGGCCCTCTTTTACAGAGAATAGTATGTGAGGATTTTGATTACCCGAAAGTGCGTCTTAAGCGCCTTGAGCTGATGAACGCATACATAGCAGAAAACGGCATCGAAAAGAAAAAAGGCATTGACGAGCTGCTTGATTACCTCGATACAACACCACTGAAAAAAGCTGTATGCACTGCGACTGACGATAAGCGCACAAAGCTCTACCTTGAAAGCATCGGCATTTATCACCGATTTGATGCGCATATCAGCGGTAATATGATAGCTAATGGCAAGCCTGCCCCTGACATATACCTTTATGCCTGTGAGCAGTTAGGACTTGTGCCGGGAGACTGTATGGCTCTTGAGGACAGCCCGAACGGCATTACCTCGGCCTATGATGCAGGCTGTATGCCCGTTATGGTGCCCGACCTCACTCAGCCCGATGATGTGACACGCCCCAAGACTATCGCTGTGTGCCAGAGCCTTGATAAGGTGATAGATGTTATAAAGAATATGCTGTGA
- a CDS encoding LCP family protein: MGKKIYDDDIYDGADNNDYAEQYRRQLERYNRLSEGGRKKVEYVYENDDYDDFDEDYEEYGEADEPEYEPPSQSRDRPSRDRPSKERPSRERPSKEKPSKQPQKKKKSSKKSSKYDIKNNFGSHKQEKKKKMNPVKKFFVILLVIALILFILLQVFIWKYIGDVKKVETGDRHYTSGTMQSDDVLNILLVGSDTRSMEERGRTDSIILLSIDSKKKKTTMTSFMRDTYVTFPGLDRDGDGVDDMGKINAANVYGGPELLLDTIEYNFDIRIDKYFYVDFFSFAKIVDAVGGIELDISDEEAQGMEDPMGEQNNIFGNKKGTDYLSKGGKNMHVNGNQALAYARLRYVGNADFERTQRQRTVISKIVEKAKTLNPIELNSFIETSLESLTTNYTSSELYFLSYRVPFIAKYEIVSQRIPEDDKFTYGNHDGVGSTLDIDFDEAKGLLRKSIYE, translated from the coding sequence ATGGGCAAAAAAATATATGACGATGATATATACGACGGCGCAGACAACAACGACTACGCCGAGCAATACAGAAGACAGCTCGAACGATACAACAGATTATCCGAGGGCGGAAGAAAAAAAGTAGAATACGTCTACGAAAATGACGATTACGATGATTTTGACGAGGACTATGAGGAATACGGGGAAGCAGACGAGCCCGAATATGAGCCCCCTTCCCAGTCAAGAGACAGGCCGTCAAGAGACAGACCCTCTAAAGAAAGGCCATCGAGAGAAAGACCTTCAAAAGAAAAGCCTTCAAAGCAGCCTCAGAAGAAGAAAAAAAGCAGCAAAAAGAGCAGCAAATATGACATAAAGAATAACTTCGGTTCACACAAGCAGGAAAAGAAAAAGAAGATGAACCCTGTAAAGAAATTCTTTGTTATCCTGCTCGTTATAGCATTGATACTGTTTATACTGTTACAGGTATTCATCTGGAAATACATTGGCGATGTAAAGAAGGTCGAGACTGGCGACAGGCACTACACGAGCGGTACTATGCAAAGTGATGATGTACTCAATATCCTGCTTGTAGGCTCTGACACAAGAAGCATGGAAGAGCGTGGCAGAACTGACTCGATAATCCTGCTCTCTATCGACTCCAAAAAGAAAAAGACGACCATGACCTCGTTTATGAGAGACACCTATGTCACATTCCCAGGACTTGACAGAGACGGTGACGGTGTTGATGACATGGGCAAGATAAATGCCGCAAACGTCTACGGCGGCCCTGAGCTGCTGCTCGACACGATAGAATACAACTTCGACATACGCATCGACAAATATTTCTATGTTGATTTCTTCTCGTTTGCTAAGATAGTTGATGCGGTGGGCGGCATTGAGCTTGACATATCCGATGAAGAAGCACAGGGCATGGAAGACCCTATGGGCGAACAGAACAACATCTTCGGAAACAAAAAAGGCACTGACTACCTCTCAAAAGGCGGCAAGAATATGCACGTCAACGGCAACCAGGCGCTTGCATACGCAAGACTCAGATATGTAGGAAATGCCGACTTTGAGAGAACGCAGCGTCAGCGCACCGTTATTTCAAAGATAGTTGAAAAGGCAAAGACCCTTAACCCGATAGAGCTCAACAGCTTTATCGAGACTTCCCTTGAAAGCCTTACTACCAACTACACGAGCAGTGAGCTTTACTTCTTATCATACAGAGTGCCGTTTATTGCGAAATACGAGATAGTTTCGCAGAGAATACCTGAGGACGACAAGTTCACATACGGCAATCACGACGGTGTTGGCTCGACACTGGATATTGATTTTGATGAGGCTAAGGGGCTGTTGAGGAAGAGTATATACGAATAG